One segment of Thunnus thynnus chromosome 19, fThuThy2.1, whole genome shotgun sequence DNA contains the following:
- the igsf9a gene encoding protein turtle homolog A, whose product MGSSRSYLQTFTVVAVFCLFLTIEGASPEVRGKVGGVVELECSFPASDPAAVSSAPLHVVEWVRQGLDIPVLIKFGSYVPRVHPQYEGRVSLVRITALRLEGLQLDDQGLYECRILLLDKPTDELRNGTWTLLSVTAPPTFTQAPPPVVERLVGSHLSLACVANGNPTPTITWLKDGSMIQRINYQEGALSLRAVSMQSAGQYTCHASNSEGNVTCVTKVKIKGPPVIIVPPKSTSLNMSQNALLQCQAVADPPNMTYVWQKGGENVYHIESLKSRVKIMVDGTLLISRLTPEDSGNYTCMPTNGLLTPPTASANLTVMHPAQALQMPQQTYLPTGMDGVINCPVAAQPPLLRVDWTKDGEPLDLSLYPGWTLTPEGSLFMATVNDDAAGMYMCTPYNSYGSMGPSGPTNVILQDPPSFSVTPKKQYKQEVGRTLLIPCQGNEDPTIKVTWSKVDLARRISYSIEPNGSLLLQPLTKEHQGAWECSAVNRVASVKAGTQVFVLGTTPHAATSLSVSSGVKQANISWEAGFDGGSAQTFSVWVKKISASDNDGKQDWFSVPVPSSSGNRLQMTDLSPATDYQFSILSHNKMGMGPFSEIATTRTLDPLLKRNKPKPPASLSANQGSAGVVLQWSLPESQHPPITGFVLQSRTEQGEWFNLDEDISANSSEIVVPGLHKDCVYELRLLSRRGELLSEPGPSVNVSTMGMEIYPATSRLLEFIPEPLLAGVLGGVGFMCLALVLLLGSACVISHKRDQRRRKKNDEPSSAIYKYSPSRKTSGTSSPDSVLKKSLLPASPLYPNNSSTTNSSSSQTDCSSLSTENHNRRKQFLSSYSRGNLTRTTSSPISPSIELIGRGPDGRFVLPPYDHDTLSVHSKKSIKYNQSASVRRSVSLRSDKEDRKEPPFVLSIDLPLSKSTNSSSQICGTAQYLPCHGPYTSDQKTNYDGCPDLTSLCSNSTFATIPYKDRNLTPTFPVLPHIRSSLGQPSTTASTLVLQMEHERETGNLSHCLKLAQEREELERELRKYTLQRNSMREMRMEQPDSEEREDCGNELVWKYKSSTLPHRYPQGSKESFGLSPSPYSLSSVNWEARPLVSPPTLIPDRTGFNVSSPLSPSCFQSGNHYPAPSFNKQTPLRSEEAGSVSKDRLTLPHLSSKHQRHERVEAAPEGYDNSPQSTVLEMQTNDSCSEARRQNNLSYGSLSMLSFHSNKYTEGSNSALDAVPGTSKAEVAFPEPTDEDVCVEMSVDEPEFEVCVMRPTKPMLHHRIASHLQHGHSLTLKGRYEDTRRSTSFNCRSPTSVDNIIRVTDSPQPPEPELRRAVSQGSKLCNAKQRSQSLDSRRRKERNFLTPDAWVDSLSQENCSVASSCHPDSLFWEPQSSPTRKILKSPANFPSATQAGSCSPHAVDALSPRSSPQSPIPNPDMPCHYEPRSEASILLNTAKWPVTYQEPTKEAGGFLEVMKEASRGLPPNNSGLHDYQDVLEVEAGGSEGMPEFGSSYSSYASSGRGSMEPANRRLSLCHLSPTLTVSPEIVEESQGSTEDKHSHQMEHSQRRKPSVDENYEWDATDFCSQPGDHDGLLPSLNLQKPAPFCSLPSMQCSTKALKNCTQLSLLPGHQSSCSAEPEPDTVLF is encoded by the exons GGCGGGTGTCTCTGGTACGAATCACCGCTCTGAGGCTGGAGGGCCTGCAGCTGGATGACCAGGGCTTGTACGAGTGTCGAATCCTCTTACTGGATAAACCCACAGATGAGCTCCGAAATGGCACCTGGACCCTGCTTTCTGTAACTG CTCCACCCACCTTTACCCAAGCCCCGCCTCCTGTAGTGGAGCGTCTGGTTGGAAGTCACCTCTCTCTCGCCTGTGTTGCTAATGGCAACCCTACTCCGACCATAACCTGGCTAAAGGACGGCAGTATGATTCAAAGAATAAATTATCAG GAAGGAGCCTTATCTCTGCGAGCAGTGAGCATGCAGTCAGCAGGACAGTACACCTGCCACGCCTCCAACTCGGAGGGAAACGTGACTTGCGTGACGAAAGTGAAGATCAAAG GTCCACCTGTCATCATTGTCCCTCCCAAAAGCACCTCTCTCAACATGTCCCAGAATGCCCTTCTCCAGTGCCAGGCAGTGGCCGACCCCCCCAACATGACCTACGTGTGGCAGAAAGGTGGAGAAAACGTCTATCACATAGA GTCTTTGAAGTCGCGAGTGAAGATCATGGTAGATGGAACTTTACTCATCTCCAGACTCACCCCAGAGGATTCTGGGAACTACACCTGCATGCCGACCAATGGCCTGCTGACCCCACCCACCGCCTCTGCCAACCTCACAGTGATGC ACCCAGCCCAGGCTCTACAGATGCCCCAGCAAACGTATCTTCCCACAGGCATGGATGGCGTGATTAACTGCCCAGTGGCAGCTCAGCCTCCGCTGCTCCGCGTGGATTGGACGAAAGATGGAGAACCACTTGACCTGTCCTTG TATCCAGGATGGACTTTGACACCAGAGGGCTCTTTGTTCATGGCCACAGTCAATGATGACGCGGCAGGCATGTACATGTGTACTCCATACAACAGCTATGGCAGCATGGGTCCATCTGGCCCAACAAACGTAATTCTGCAG GACCCCCCATCATTCAGTGTCACTCCAAAGAAACAATACAAACAGGAGGTTGGTAGAACCCTGCTCATCCCATGTCAAGGAAACGAGGACCCAACAATTAAAGTGACCTGGAGCAAG GTCGACCTGGCTCGCCGCATATCTTACTCCATAGAACCCAACGGCTCGCtactgctgcagcctctcacCAAGGAACACCAGGGGGCGTGGGAGTGCAGCGCTGTTAACCGTGTAGCCTCGGTGAAAGCTGGCACACAAGTCTTTGTCCTGG GAACCACTCCCCATGCAGCTACCTCTCTGTCCGTCTCTTCAGGGGTGAAGCAGGCCAACATATCCTGGGAGGCAGGCTTTGATGGAGGATCAGCACAGACATTTTCAGTTTG GGTGAAGAAGATTTCAGCGAGTGATAATGATGGGAAACAGGACTGGTTCTCTGTGCCCGTGCCCTCCTCCTCTGGCAACAGGCTGCAGATGACAGACCTGTCTCCTGCCACTGACTACCAGTTCAGCATCCTGTCTCACAATAAAATGGGCATGGGACCATTCAGTGAAATTGCCACTACAAGGACCTTGG ATCCTCTGCTGAAGAGAAATAAACCAAAGCCCCCCGCGTCGCTGTCAGCTAATCAGGGCTCAGCAGGTGTTGTTCTGCAATGGTCCCTTCCTGAATCTCAGCACCCTCCCATCACAGGCTTTGTACTCCAATCTCGCACTGAGCAAGGGGAGTGGTTTAATTTGGATGAGGATATCAGTGCTAACAGTAGCGAGATAGTCGTTCCGGGTCTGCACAAG GACTGTGTGTACGAGCTGCGACTGCTATCTCGTCGCGGGGAGTTGCTGAGCGAGCCCGGTCCATCAGTCAATGTCTCCACCATGG GGATGGAGATCTACCCTGCCACATCCCGACTCCTGGAGTTCATCCCGGAGCCATTACTTGCCGGGGTGCTGGGAGGGGTTGGCTTCATGTGCTTGGCACTGGTCTTGCTGCTGGGGTCCGCCTGTGTCATCAGCCACAAGAGGGACCAGCGCCGCAGAAAGAAGAACGATG AGCCCTCTTCTGCCATCTATAAATACTCCCCATCAAG AAAGACTTCAGGCACCAGCAGTCCAGACAGTGTGTTGAAGAAAAGCCTACTTCCAGCCAGTCCCCTCTATCCCAACAATTCCTCTACCaccaactcctcctcctcgcagACAGACTGTTCCTCCCTCAGCACTGAGAATCATAATCGGCGGAAACAATTCCTTTCCAGCTACAGTAGAGGCAACCTTACTAGGACAACATCTTCTCCAATCTCTCCCTCAATTGAGTTGATCGGTAGAGGTCCAGATGGGCGGTTCGTACTCCCACCGTATGACCATGATACGCTGAGCGTTCACAGCaagaaaagtataaaatataacCAATCTGCTAGCGTCCGAAGGTCTGTGTCGCTGCGCTCGGACAAGGAAGACAGGAAAGAGCCGCCATTTGTGCTCTCTATTGATCTCCCACTTTCCAAATCAACTAATTCCTCAAGCCAAATCTGTGGTACGGCCCAGTACCTCCCCTGTCATGGTCCTTATACATCGGATCAAAAGACAAACTATGATGGCTGTCCTGACCTTACCAGCCTGTGCTCAAACAGCACTTTTGCCACTATTCCTTACAAAGACAGAAACCTAACTCCCACATTTCCTGTGCTCCCGCATATTCGATCCAGCCTTGGTCAGCCTTCTACAACTGCCAGCACTCTGGTGCTCCAAATGGAGCATGAGCGGGAGACAGGAAACCTGAGTCACTGTCTGAAACTAGCTCAGGAGAGGGAGGAGCTGGAGAGGGAGCTCCGGAAGTACACATTGCAAAGAAACTCTATGAGGGAAATGAGGATGGAGCAGCCAGACtcggaggagagagaggactgTGGTAATGAGCTTGTCTGGAAATATAAGAGCAGCACCTTGCCGCATAGATACCCCCAGGGCAGCAAGGAAAGCTTTGGCCTGTCACCAAGCCCTTACTCTTTATCTTCTGTCAACTGGGAAGCTCGTCCTCTTGTCTCTCCTCCCACATTGATCCCAGACAGGACCGGTTTCAATGTGTCTTCACCTTTGAGTCCTTCTTGTTTTCAGTCCGGCAACCATTATCCTGCTCCATCCTTCAACAAACAGACCCCCCTCCGATCTGAGGAGGCAGGCAGTGTTTCCAAAGACAGATTAACTCTCCCACATCTCTCCTCAAAGCACCAGAGACATGAAAGGGTAGAGGCAGCACCAGAGGGCTATGATAATTCACCACAATCCACAGTTTTAGAAATGCAAACGAATGATTCATGCTCTGAGGCACGGAGACAGAACAATCTTAGTTATGGCAGCCTTTCAATGTTGTCTTTCCATAGCAATAAATATACTGAAGGATCTAATTCGGCTCTCGATGCTGTGCCAGGCACTTCAAAAGCGGAGGTAGCATTCCCGGAGCCCACTGATGAAGACGTGTGTGTTGAGATGAGTGTGGATGAGCCAGAGTTTGAGGTATGTGTAATGCGGCCTACAAAGCCCATGCTGCACCACAGAATCGCCTCTCATCTGCAACACGGGCACTCACTGACTCTCAAAGGCCGGTATGAAGACACGAGGAGGAGCACAAGCTTTAACTGCCGTAGTCCTACTTCAGTGGACAATATCATCAGGGTCACAGATTCTCCGCAACCTCCAGAACCAGAACTCCGGAGAGCTGTGAGCCAAGGCTCTAAACTCTGCAACGCAAAGCAGCGAAGTCAGAGCCTAGACTCAAGGAGACGGAAAGAGAGGAATTTCCTGACTCCTGATGCTTGGGTAGACTCTCTCAGCCAAGAGAACTGCTCTGTTGCATCCTCCTGTCACCCAGACTCTCTGTTCTGGGAACCACAGAGCTCTCCTACTAGGAAAATCTTGAAATCTCCTGCAAATTTTCCCTCTGCTACCCAAGCTGGCTCCTGTTCACCTCATGCTGTGGATGCTTTATCTCCAAGGAGCAGTCCACAGAGTCCTATACCAAATCCTGACATGCCTTGCCACTATGAGCCAAGAAGTGAGGCATCCATCTTACTCAATACCGCCAAATGGCCAGTCACCTACCAGGAGCCCACGAAAGAGGCAGGGGGTTTCTTGGAGGTCATGAAGGAAGCTTCCAGAGGCTTACCGCCCAACAACAGTGGGCTGCACGATTATCAAGATGTACTGGAAGTGGAGGCAGGAGGCTCCGAGGGAATGCCCGAGTTTGGGAGCAGCTACAGCAGTTATGCCAGCAGCGGCCGAGGGAGTATGGAGCCTGCTAACAGACGCCTGTCCCTGTGTCACCTTTCCCCAACCCTCACCGTCTCACCTGAGATTGTAGAGGAGAGTCAGGGGAGCACAGAGGACAAGCACAGCCACCAAATGGAACACAGCCAAAG GAGAAAGCCCTCAGTGGATGAGAATTATGAGTGGGATGCTACTGATTTCTGCTCACAGCCTGGAGACCATGATG